The genomic stretch acgatttggacaaatttgcaacaagattttttttatgatttttaagacaacatatactaggaaataaagcaagatagaaattgaaataaatactgaacgtgagaatatgaaattagatagtatttgagttaagacaattttagtgccAACCTCGTcgattctcaaattttagcagacaatgttagtaacattaatttaatttcatatatgagggtttgttataaaatgtaattagagataatgatagttctagtttaagcaatccccatacatgatatgcgggattctaatttaagtaattaccataaatccaattacaattaatacacaaaataactaaattaatcattcgaGTTTGAGTATGATAGCAttttcagttctagtaactcccatacatggcatgaaagctctaagttaggcttacgctcaaatccaaacctagtgatttctcaataattactatACACCCATActggaatttaaattaatttcactcATTttaagcgtagctttctttggaaatcattggcgttggacattgtccttgtcttaatccaagattagatttagctactcatttccatttaaaggttaattgacaagaatttaaatgacgtaatttagataacagaatttaaattataagaattaaaatagcagaaactaaccggccatttaggcggtggataattaaaagacaaaaattaaaattacagaaatttaaaggcataaattaaccggccatttaggcggtgaataataaagtaacaataaatgatataagaatttaaaaaaagaaataaataaagtaagattataagagaaaataatagaaaaaataagagagaacaaaagtaattctcaaagagagaattctaaggaaacaactaaactttgattcaagaataataatcacctttacaaatgcaatcaaatgagctatttataacccacaagatgcaatacataccacacaatttcaattattaaactaaacataattatatctaatgggcactcacacatttaaagttaaatggattttagctataatacacacctaatattaaatagattttagctaaaatacacacataataaagcattcataaagttaaatggattttatctataatacacacctaatagttaaatgaattttagctaaaaaaacacacttaataaagcactcacaaaacaaatatttaaaaataaatttctacaattaggTTTTtgatctttattaggattaaaaataatgcttgggccttctccaaatgatatctcCCATGGGTTgttcaagttgggccttaattcttcatgagttttaattcttcatagattttaattcttcatgggttttaatccttcatgggttttaattcttcattctttaatccaatttgagtctctaagcccaccttcttcatgcctacaaacaagtaattgagtgttattaaattatatattatgtatatatttatatgatatattatatagtatattatatatttatacattatatagatgctccatgcatgcactccattaagtatatgtattatgttataatatatattatatttacatgtttattataatataatattatatatatatatatatatattacacataactattcaattaaaccaatttaaaatcaaaacgggggttataattataacaaaattttataaaattaatcacTAATCAGTGACTCacccttactttccatcatttcaggtaagagAATCACTTGGGTGGACAGGTACGTTCAGTAAGGTTGGGTCTAAACCGTTGAGCTATGGTAGCATATGTAGAGTTCTCCTAAAACTAGGGTCCTGGGTGTCGTTTTGTTTGGTCAAGTTAatgatcttttgtttttaagGTCAATGTATATTATGTAGTCTCGGAATGTCTCATGTTGTGTATGGTTATATAAGAACTTGATTGAGAAACCATATAGCTGATTATGTAAAGATGGTTATGAAGCGTCGTGTGACCAGAAGGTTATCGAGTCTAAGGTATTGAGTTTTGTGTGTGTCTTTGGTTGGCGTTATTGTTTTATATCATCCAAATAATAATCCTCTCACGAATTCTCTATACGCGTGTGGGGGCTCTAGAAGATGAGCCGTTACATCCACTGTAACAACATCATTCCAATATTCCAATAGCATCCTAAAGTACTCCACATCACCATCTATAACATCATTAAGGAATCTAAAATATATGTGCTCATAATCTAAATCTCTTGTATAGGTCTTCAATTCCACCACATATAACTTATCAGGATCTGTATGAGGCATAATTGTTTCAGTCCCATGGTGCCATCGCAAGTTCACTACTTTATCCATAATATATAACAGAAATAAAGAAAGGTGaaaccaaaaaataagaaaattggacCATAAATTGACAGAAAAGACAAAAGATGGAATAATTTTGTATTCAGGAAAATAAGTGCTTACTATTcacttttataaataattttttataaaattttaaaaataaaaattacaatcaCACAACCCTAAGTGAGTAGAATAGGGTCGGGgtgggtttatatatatatatatatatatatatattttatcccaattcatttttctttggggGCAATCCCAATTTCAGAACGTTGTACAAATGCATTTTAAGCATCAGAATATATACACCTAATGAACAGTGGAATCAAATGGAGAGTGAGTTCATATATATACTTGTAATCGATGCATACAATAGTAGAatcaaaaagcaaaaaaaaaaaaatgaaattgttgGAATCAAATGAACAgtgggtttatatatatatatatatatatatatcttagtcAATTCATGTCATCTCAATACTGCTTCTAGAGGACTGTTTTATCCTTGTACCGATGACCTTTCTATTCAAGCTTACTGTGACGTGGATTGGGCTTCTTGTTCATTCACTCGCAAGTCTCTGATAGACTTTTGTATCTTTCTTAGAGGTTCCCTCATCTCTTGGAAGGCTAAGAAACAGTCCACAATTTCCGGTTCATCTGCAAAAGCCAAATATCAAAGCATGGCAACTATTGTATGCGAATTATTTATGGATTTCTTATCTACTCGTGGATCTTTGGCTCACACTTAACGCTTCTTATTCCTCTACATTGCGATAACGAGGTTAACATTCACATTTCAACTAATCCTGTTTTCCACGAATAaaccaaacatattgatatCGATTGTCATATTATTCATGATTATCTCAAGAAAGGTTTGATCCAACTTGTTCACATTCCTTCCAGGTCACGGCTTGCTAATGTTCTCACAAAGCCATTGGGTTCCCTACAACATCATTATCTTATTTGCAAAGTTGGGGTTGCTTGCTCCCCAGCCTCCAACTTGGGGGGTGATGTGGAGATTTACAGAGTAGTGACCAAAAAACTTACCTCTAAGGAGACAATCGGAATGGATTAATAAAGAACATCCACAGATCGTCCAAGCAACCCATAAGAAAAGATGCGGATATCagcaaagaaagatggatcagACCGAGAGGGAAAGGGGAACAAATCGAATTGGCCATACAAGGAAACACCAGAGAAGCACTTGTCAATGGGTGTTAAGGCACACAAAGAAGGAGCTGGGCTTGGGCTCAGTGGGCCTTCTTCACCCTTGAGCAAATGGGGTAAAGCCTACTTCACCTCCAAAGGGTTGAtaaagggcttatggcccgacttcaCATTTGGGCTGCCAGTGAGTGATGTTTATGATGGACTTAACTTCAATCATGAGTCGAGGCCTATGAAGAATACCAGAAATACCTCGTCATAGTCTTGGATCTCATTAAGAAGCACAAAACCCAACAATAACACCTCTCTCAACAAAGACAGGAAAGATAGAGAATTTGTTCTTCCATtgattcttctcttctcttgcaAATTACACAAATTCTATAGCAAACTTCTGGTTCTTAACACTGGCGGCAGAGAAGAAATTTGcaaaatggcaaagaagataAACGGTCAGAACAAAATGGATCTTACAAGCATTTGCAAAGGCTACAAACATATTAGAAATacttagagaaagaaaaacatttttttctcagataaattatacaaaattgtatataataattcaattaatcTCCTTGGCAAGGAAGGTTAATTTTTCCTtgagaagggaaaagaaatttgGGTCAAAAATCATCTTAATTCCCGGGCCCAATCAAGTAGTGCAAAATGGGCATGAGAGGTCCATTAATGAAAATGGGTCTGGCCGTGACCCACTGccatgtattaataatttgaacattcccaaaaacatatattttttaaattagaatgaTGACTTGTACTAtatatgtgtaaataaaaatataaaaaaatataaataaaaattcattaagtGTATTTTTAGATGAGAAATAGAATATgaagaaatctgatttttttttatagcaataagaaataaaaaggaaatatgattgtttattcttaattttttaaaatttaattcgcTTTATTAATAGCACATTTTAGCATATATGGGAGGCAATTTTAAGTGGTATGTGTGGTAGCTGTTTATGGCCACTTCACTGTTTCCCTTAGTGGGACAAGGCGGTCCATGATCAGCTAAAGAGTCATGTGGGTGGGAGTCACAATGTATAATCATAGGAAAATGatatcagttttttttttttttgtaaatatagcTAATATTAGTTAAAATGTCCatgatttttgataaatatgtaaaaatataattaaaattgtttgctttatggaaaaatgagaaatcaatattCTTTTGCAGCTTCTtcaataaatgttattttaaaaaagaattagaGGATTCGAGTTTGAGTGTTCTATTTTTTTGTACGGGATGTGCGTAGACGTCGCTCGCACTTTTATtagagttttaagaaaaaaattaataatattatcactAGTGACTCATTAAAAGTTATTTGTGATGCCCTAAATTTGTCTCTTGAAGCCTAACTTAATGTGTGAGCATTTTGAAAGCAATAATTCCTAGACATCAGGATAATTGTACTTACCgacaatatgtatatatatatatagatatagttCATAAcctttatcttaaaaaaaagagggaataaaatagaaaaattatttaacaataaaaatggtagaaaaattccaagaaaattagATGGAAACCCTTAAGAGATTgcataaattataataaaggTATAGAAGATATAATcgtaaatataaataattgattaattagtatatatttatatagtcaAAAGCCAATTCGATCTActaaatgaaaactaaaaataaaaaaatacatatattatttacatgATATAATGTGAGAAAAGGTATCACCATTACAgaagagcatatatatatatatgtgtgtgtgtgtgtggggtaCTGCAAAAAAGAAGAGGGCCTAGCAGTGGGAGTTAATGGTTTGCCCCTCTGTGAAGGGCAGATGCAGATGCAGATATGCTATCTGGGACAAAGAAGGCAGCAGGGCAGAGCAGAGCAGTGGTGCCTTGAGATGTTGTCAAAATTAATGCAACAGTTCTTCATCAGCCTTTTGGAGCTCTGAATGGGGTTCCTGTCCTTAAACCCCTAAAGAGAGAAATGGAAACATGATCACATGAAGCACATGCCAGACAGCTTGTGTTAGTACCCACTGCCCCTCCCTCCTCTTCTGGTCCCATGTGCCTCTGCACACATTTTATCATATCGTTTATCATCACTTACTTTTTAacacttgaaaaaataaaaacaatttctttttaaggtatcatatatatatatatatatatgataattgaGGGTTGtcaaatgttataattttttaacaaaggATATCAAATCAGACATTAATACAAAGCATCCCTTAACACATTTATATAATCCTTTGTAgctaagaaacaaaaaaaaaaaaaaaagggaaaaatatggTAACAATTGATGTTAGATGGGATGCTCTATAGTTAATTGGGTGGGTTGTTTAATCAATGTTTTGAAGTAGAAATGAGAACAAAGACTGAGCATAGCTGGtgaattataaataattgtCATAATGAAGTCTTTTAGGGTAAGTGAAAACTTTGTTCAAACCAAATGCATTTGGATGATGAATACTGTCCCATGAAGAATGGGCATGGGCCAGggccatatatataataaatagaaattatAACCTAGCTCGCTCTAGTACACACAGTAGAATGTACAATTTGATcaagttctataaatagaaatcacaatttttataaaacaaaaaatcttataatttaattattatattatatatatatatatttgtgtgtgtgtgtatataaactCAATCACTGAAAAGGTCTAAACTCCAATAATGATGGAAATTCTTATAATCATAAtttaattactatatatataaataaaaatatatatatttccaaccTTGAAAGATAGGAAACAAGAAGTGCGTCCCCCTTGCTCCATTGCTTTCCAtagaaatgaaataattgagtCCAAATTAAGTGCCTTTTGTTGGTGTTGTCCAATCAAATGGCCGGAAAATAtttcttttccccttattttgtTAGGTATTGTTTGTATCCAAAATGGTAATGCTTTAGTGGATCAAACTTTGAACCCAAGGCCTCATCAACCCTCAccttattatacatatatatattacaataacAGATATCACCTTCTATTCTAAATTTCTAATGCCACGTTTAAGTGAATGCAGAATTTATCATGAATGATGGTAATAATTGAAGGACTAGAATTTATGGAATAATTTTAGCTAAATTAAGTAGCACTAACACCAATCAAGCCAAGAGGATACATATTAACTATGTCCCTTTCAATTGATgcatgatttaaattaaaatatgtgcTATTACATGCAACATGATTAGAATGTCTGGTTAGTATATTAAGATTAAAGATGGTGgctctaataaaaaaaaaaaaactaacattAACATTAAAGTTCACATCAAATTAGGTCAGGctagccagccagccagccagccagccatgttgttatacaaataataataattaatcaaacacaTACACCACAAGAAtgtatgatttttctttttcttccatatTCCCAGGCATGAGCAGCTTTCATTGTTTCATATCAATTATTAAAGCATGACCATGAACTGGACTCAATAATTGTTTAGTTTGCTGGAACATGATGTTCAATTCCTTTTATTTGCGTTGGAGAAGGGCTTCAGATCtttttagggttagggttagggggGTTTGTttgcaaataataaatttggttGTGATTACTTAGTGGTGCAAGTAATTATATATGATTGTTACTTTGTGCATTTCACCAATTTATAAAGAAGTTTACACTTGAaaaagtaataattatatatttttactttcaaaatatatatatatcttatgcaaaatatttaaagataaattatcaATACATGGATCCCTATAATTTGGTTTTTCGTGGAGCTCGTGTTCTTGATTTCGATAGAGAAGATAAATTACaggtaaaaattttatcttattacataaaataaaaaattaaatttacaatttattaatgtaaattcTCAAATACTTGAGCTATGAGTTGAGAGCTTTGATTTTCCTGGTACAAATATGAGGTGTAGATGTTGTGATCATAAAGTTTATTAAATGCGCACACAACCAGGACGAGGCAGGCAGGCAGGGCAGTGCTTGTGAGTTTTTCTATGGTCTATGGAATATGGATTCTGGTAATAgtagtaaaataatattttgtctcCCATTAAGCAAAATTATTTACAGGAacaattgattaattataagTTAATGAATGTAAGTtgtatcaaaaaattaatatataaagaaatcGAAAAGTCTCATCCAAAAACCAAAGAAGTTTGCTCTGTCCGTCTCCCTCGATGGCTTGCTTGGCTTGTGAGTTGTGGGTGGCAGCAGCTTTAGCCTTTACGTATTTAGGCAACGGGGCGGATGCAATAAACATGTGTACACTACATGTCCACCAACTGTTCGCGTAAATGCCGACAGTGAAGGCTGCCAGTTACAGCTGTTGACCAACGCCGTAAATTAActtgtttattttcatctttttattaGTTTTCTAAAAGTACTTTGTAAAATTTCActcattttttatcattacttttttcacaataaaaaaaaaaaaaaatcaacttttactgtctgtctgtctgtctgtctgtgtTTGaataaaaactataaaaaataaaaataaaaattgtaaatgaGTGCTCAAACTTTAAGGAGTGAATATTGGcattttcacttttattttattttttgttttgtttgcatttaaacaaattttagatgGTGCTTGgcattttcactttttttattttgagttatttatttatagtatttaAGATTCTCCGGATCTActatttttagaaaactctCTTCATCGTTATCCAAATAAATTGCTTTGATAGTAGAGAGTTTGAATGGTGAAAacaagaataaattaaattaaataggtcCAAACCAAACAGCAAAAATAAGATCAGAACTATCTGAAGTGAggcattcatttttttttaaatcttatattaaaattttgtaaggtTGAAACGTTACTTGGTgtaggaaaataattttttttttttttttttttttgggtgtgttGTAGATTACTACCCTGGCTGGGAGGGACTTGGTTGAAAAACTGTGCCAAATCTCATCTGATGGAGAGCAGCGCTGCGCTGCTGCTGTATGGTGCTTCGGAGGTGGCGCCTAGTCACGAGCGTTTATTATTAtgcctctccctccctccccatTATTTCCTGACTCTCtcttatctctttctcttttctctccaaCGAagccctttctttctctctctctctctctctctctctctctggaacAAACAACTCAGAGAGGAGTGAAAAACCAAGCGCAGATCGCCCAATCCCCAATGCCCTGATTCTACGCTCACTCCACTTCACGCCACCCTCTCCTTCCCCCCAGAAAAGAAAAGTTTTCCTGCCCAATATGAAGCGcgaccaccaccaccaccgtcCTCCACCACCTCCGGCCACTGGGAAGGCTAAGATGTGGGAGGAAGCCGGCCAGGACGCCGGCGATGACGAGCTGCTGGCAGTGTTGGGCTACAAGGTCAAGGCCTCCGACATGGCCCAAGTCGCTCAGAAGCTCGAACAGCTCGAGCAAGCCATGGGCTACGCTCAGGAAGACGGCTTCTCTCACCTCTCCACCGAGACCGTTCACTACAACCCCTCCGATCTCCATTCCTGGCTCGAATCCATGATCTCCGAGCTCCACGCGCCCGACCCGCCGGTTATCTTCGAAGACTCTGCTTCGGACTACGATCTTAAAGCTATCCCGGGGAAAGCCGTGTACCCCCAGATTGATCCCCCATCTCCGCCGCCATCCAAGCGTCTCAAGCCCTCCGCGTCCGCTGCATCGTCGTCATCCTCATCGGCGATTTGTGAGTCAATGGAGCCGGCGCGGTCGGTGGTTCTCGTCGACTCCCAAGAGAACGGCATCAAATTAGTCCACACGCTCATGGCCTGCGCAGAGGCTGTTCAGCAAGACAATCTCAAGCTCGCCGAAGCTCTGGTCAAGCAAATCGGCTTCCTCGCGGTTTCCCAAACCGGCGCGATTCGGAAGGTCGCCACCTACTTCGCCCAGGGTCTTGCGCGGCGAATCTACGGGCTATATCCCGACAACGCTCTGGATTCTGCCCTCTCCGATCTCCTCCAAATGCATTTCTACGATTCGTGCCCGTATCTCAAATTCGCTCACTTCACGGCCAACCAAGCGATTCTGGAAGCTTTCACGAACAAGAAACGAGTTCATATCATCGATTTTAGTATGAAGCTGGGGACTCAATGGCCGGCTTTGATGCAAGCCTTGGCGCTCCGGCCGGGCGGCGCGCCGGCTTTCCGGTTAACCGGAATTGGACCGCCGTCGCACGATAACACCGACCGGTTACAGGAAGTCGGCTGGAGGCTTGCTCAATTGGCCGAAACGATTCGAGTTGAGTTTGAATTCAGGGGCTTCGTGGCCAACAGTCTCGCCGATCTCGACGCTTCGATTCTGGATCTTCGAGAAGGCGAGGCCGTGGCGGTGAATTCGGTGTTCGAATTTCATCAGTTGTTGGCGCGGCCGGGCGCGATGGAGAAGGTTTTGTCGGCGGTGAAGGAGATGAAACCGGAGATACTCACTGTCGTCGAGCAAGAAGCGAACCACAACGGTCCTGTTTTCTTGGACCGGTTCACCGAGTCGTTGCATTACTACTCGACGCTATTCGACTCGTTGGAGGGCGGCACGGCGACGGTGTCGCCGGTGTCCGACCAGGACAAGTTGATGTCGGAGATGTACTTGGGGCGGCAGATCTGGAACGTGGTGGCCTGTGAGGGGCCGGACCGGGTCGAGAGGCACGAGTCGTTGGCCCAGTGGCGAAACCGGTTCAGTTCGGCCGGTCTGGAGCCGGTTCCCCTCGGCTCCAACGCCTTCAAGCAAGCGAGCATTCTATTGGCTCTGTTCAACGGCGTCGACGGGTACAGAGTGGAAGAGAATGGCGGCTGCCTGACGCTGGGTTGGCACAGTCGC from Diospyros lotus cultivar Yz01 chromosome 9, ASM1463336v1, whole genome shotgun sequence encodes the following:
- the LOC127810644 gene encoding DELLA protein GAI1-like, whose amino-acid sequence is MKRDHHHHRPPPPPATGKAKMWEEAGQDAGDDELLAVLGYKVKASDMAQVAQKLEQLEQAMGYAQEDGFSHLSTETVHYNPSDLHSWLESMISELHAPDPPVIFEDSASDYDLKAIPGKAVYPQIDPPSPPPSKRLKPSASAASSSSSSAICESMEPARSVVLVDSQENGIKLVHTLMACAEAVQQDNLKLAEALVKQIGFLAVSQTGAIRKVATYFAQGLARRIYGLYPDNALDSALSDLLQMHFYDSCPYLKFAHFTANQAILEAFTNKKRVHIIDFSMKLGTQWPALMQALALRPGGAPAFRLTGIGPPSHDNTDRLQEVGWRLAQLAETIRVEFEFRGFVANSLADLDASILDLREGEAVAVNSVFEFHQLLARPGAMEKVLSAVKEMKPEILTVVEQEANHNGPVFLDRFTESLHYYSTLFDSLEGGTATVSPVSDQDKLMSEMYLGRQIWNVVACEGPDRVERHESLAQWRNRFSSAGLEPVPLGSNAFKQASILLALFNGVDGYRVEENGGCLTLGWHSRPLIATSAWKLS